The segment TAAAATAATTTAGATTATTATAATTTGAATTATTATAATTTAAATTATATAATGTAGATGAGGTGATGTTATGAGCTTTGTAAATAGACAAAAAGAGATGAAAACTTTGAATAAAGAGTTTGAAAAAAAATCAAGTTTCACGGTTATTTATGGGAGAAGAAGAGTAGGAAAAACAACTCTTATAAAAGAGTTTATTAAAGATAAGAAAGCTTTTTATTTTTTTGCAGATAAACAGAATGAAACTATCCAAATAAATAGATTCAAAAATCAATTGGGGGAATACTTTAATGACGATTTTGTAAAAAAAATTGAGATAAAAGATTGGGATACATTATTCGATTATTTTATAAATAAACTTGGAAATGAAAAGTTTATTTTAGTAATTGATGAATTTCAATATCTTTGTATGGTAAATAAAAGTTTTTCATCTATATTCCAAAGAATTTTTGATGAGAAATTAAAAGAGAAAAATATTATGGTAATTCTTTGTGGATCATTAATTTCGATGATGTACTCAGAAGTTTTAGCTTACGATAGTCCGTTATTTGGGAGAAGAACAGCTCAGATAAAATTAAAACCAATAGATTTTAAATATTATCCGGAGTTTTTTAAAGAAAAATCACATCATTCATTAATTGAGATGTATTCAATAACTGGTGGAATCCCAAAATATATTTTAAGTTTTGATAGAGATAGAACTCCTCTTTGGAACATAGAACATAATATTTTCGATAGAGATAATTATTTGTATTCTG is part of the Cetobacterium somerae ATCC BAA-474 genome and harbors:
- a CDS encoding ATP-binding protein; protein product: MSFVNRQKEMKTLNKEFEKKSSFTVIYGRRRVGKTTLIKEFIKDKKAFYFFADKQNETIQINRFKNQLGEYFNDDFVKKIEIKDWDTLFDYFINKLGNEKFILVIDEFQYLCMVNKSFSSIFQRIFDEKLKEKNIMVILCGSLISMMYSEVLAYDSPLFGRRTAQIKLKPIDFKYYPEFFKEKSHHSLIEMYSITGGIPKYILSFDRDRTPLWNIEHNIFDRDNYLYSEPKFLLQEEINDLSRYFSILQSIAAGNTKISSISSQLEIPSSGLTPYISKLIELDILEKEIPVTEDIKNSKKALYKIKDNYLNFWFNYVYPYQSYLEIENLTYPLEKIKSSFDLWVSKVYEDLSRENLMWESKVPFPIKNLGRWWDKNEEIDVVALGENEILFGECKWSNKHVGLSVLYKLKEKAKAVKWKNGSRKEYYVLFSKSGFSDELIEASQKDSTIILSDF